Within the Pirellulales bacterium genome, the region CTCAACGAGGCCCAAGAGCGGGTGCGTGCGGTCGTCAAGAAATTGCTCAGAAAACACAAGCATGGTACGGTGGGCCTGGTGGTGCCGGAGCCGCTGGCCAGCCTGCTGCGGGCCTATTTGGAGCAGACCGACGTAGGCGACCTATGGCGGGCAGGAACGGTCCACGGCACCTGGGAGGTTATCGAGGTCGAACCGCGGAGTTTGGCGCATAGCAGTTGAGAGATGAACCATGGCAACCACCACCAGCAGCTCCGACGTAACCACCCCCGACGCCCAGGCCGGACAAGCCAACATGACGCGAAAAAAACGCGGCGTGCCCGAAGGACTGTGGCAGCGTTGCCCCGGCTGCCAGGGAATGGTGTTCCGCAAGGAAGTTGAAAAACGCCTGGGAGTCTGCCCCGAGCCGGGCTGCGACTACCACTTCTATGTCTCGGCACAGGAGCGCATCCGCCAGCTTCTCGACGAAGGCACGTTCGAAGAGTGGGACGCCGAGTTGCTGCCCACCGATCCCCTGGAGTTCGCCGACAAAAAGCCGTATGCCGAGCGGCTGAGTGCCGAGCAGGCCCGCACCGGGCTGCGCGACGCCGCAATCACCGGCATGGGAATGGTGCGTGCCCGGCGGGTCGCCTTCGGCGTGACCGACTCGGCCTTCATCATGGGCAGCATGGGCTCGGTAGTGGGCGAAAAGCTGACCCGGCTGGTCGAACGGGCCACCCAGCAGCAGTTGCCGCTGATCATCGTCAGCGGGTCGGGCGGAGGGGCGCGGATGCACGAAGGCATCCTCTCGTTGATGCAGATGGCCAAAATCTCGGCCGCCCTTGCCCGTTACGATCAGGCCGGCGGGCTGTTCATCTCGGTGCTCACCAACCCGACGATGGGCGGCGTGGCGGCCAGCTTCGCCTCGCTGGGCGATTTGATCTTCGCCGAGCCGAAGGCCCTGATCGGCTTCGCCGGCCCGCGCACCATCCAGGCCACCCTGCGCTTGGAGCTGCCCAAGGGCTTTCAGACCAGCGAGTTCTTGCTGGAACATGGGTTTATCGACCGCATCGTGCGCCGCAGCGATTTGAAAAGCGAAATCGCGCGGGCCATCGACTATTGCGGGAAGTAAATGGGTCTGCTCGACCAGTTCAAGTCGATGCTTTCCGGCGGCCGGGTGGACGTCCGCGCCAAGTACGAGGTGCTGCGCGAAATCACCTCCGGCACCATGTCGACTTTCTACAAGGCCCGCGACAAGCAGACCGGCAAGCTGGTCGGCCTGAAGATACTCGACCCCAAGAAAACGGCCGAGTTCGAGGCCCGCTTCAAAGGCCTGAACAAGCCGACCGAGGGCGAGATTCTCGGCAAGCTCGACCATCCGCGGATCGTCAAATTGGTCGAGCACGGAACCACGTCCCGCGGCGAGCGGTTTGTGGTGATGGAATTTATCGACGGGCCGGGCCTCGATTTGCTGATCATCGGCCGCAGCCCGTTGTTGAAGGGACGCCGCGTGCCGATTCTGCGACAGGCGGCCGAGGCGGTGCAAGCGGTTCACGACGCCGGCTTCATCCATCGCGACATCTGCCCGCGTAATTTCATGGCCGATCCGCAGGGCGACAACCTCAAACTGATCGACTTCGGACTGACGGTGCCGGCCACGCCGCCCTTCATGCAGCCGGGCAACCGCACCGGCAACCCCAACTACATGGCCCCGGAACTGGTCAGGCGGCAGCCCACCGACCAGCGGCTCGACCTGTTCGCCTTTGGCGTCAGCGCCTATGAAATCTGCACCGGCAACCTGCCGTGGGAGCGGGGCGAGACCGGTCTGGTGGCCATGAAGCATGCGGAACATGCCCCCGTCGAAATCGAGCGTTACCGCCCTCAGATCGAGCCGGTGCTGGCCCAGGCCATCATGCGCTGCGTCGAGCGCGAGCCGGAAAAGCGCTTCGCCACGGCCAACGACTTTTTGCAGGCCATCGCCGATGTGAAGTCAGAGGATGCCTGAGCGGTGATCGGGAACGAGCCGACGCCTCGGATCACGCTCGCGGAACTCCGTTCTCCCCGCAGCCGTTCCCACCTCGACGTACGGGTCCGCCACGATCCGGGCGATGGCGCGCCGCAGCCCGTCCGTGAGGCGGAACCACTCGCCGTGGATGCGCAACTCGGCGAACCGCTGGTGCGGCGCCGCTTCGAACGCGCGGCCGCCCCGCACGCGGCCCAGCAGGCTGAGCCGCGCGCCCGACGCGTCTGCAATTGCGCCAACCGCGCCTGCGGGTCGCGCGCCACTCCGATCTTCACGCGCAGCGCTTCGCGCGCTTCGATGAAGTACACGAACAGCTCGCCCGGCCTGTCGTTCGGCGCGTCTCGGAAGGCCAACTCGTCCTGGCATCAGTACACGCTCGTAGGCCGCGAGTTTTTGCGCAGTCCGGTCCCATCCTACCGCTGCATCCATCAATCGACGAACGACAGAGCCGTAGGTTGTACGGGGACGCTCTTTGCCGGCTCACGGAAACGGGCTCCCCCAATGACGCCCTTTCAACGTCAAACGGTTAGTGATGGCGCGGCGGAGGGCGCCAGGCAGGTGCGCCAGCAGCCCGCGCACGCCTTGAAACTGGCCCAGAATGCCGGCATGGATCAACTGCAGATCATCGAACGAGAAGGCTTCCTCCTCGAGCAAATGGGGCCGTCGCTCCAGTCCGGCCGAAGAGGCAAACAGGAACGTGTTTTGGCGGTAAAAAAAGTCAACCCCGGTGTCGCGCCAGATTTTTGGCCGTACGACGTCGAGGCACTGAAAACCTCTCTCACGAAACAGGTTCACCCAGTACCACGGCCATTGGGCGTTCACGTGATGCACGCCGCTCTGGCCGGGCACAGCGGCCGAAAACAGCACGAACGGCGCCAGCGACGCCAGCTTCGTCACCAGGCCCGGGCCGTGCCGCCAGTTCAGGTGCTCCGCAACCTCTAGGCATAAGGCCAAATCAAAGCTCCCCTCGAGCGAGAGCGGGCCATCGAGGTTGGCTTCGCGAAAGCATTCTTGCGGGATGGCGAGACGCTCGCGTTCGACGTAGGGCCCGTCGACCCCGAGGAGCGTCTCGACGCCGTGTTGCTGGAAGACGCTCAGCCAGGCGCCCCGTCCGCAGCCGATGTCCACGACGCTCTGCGGCGAGATCCAGCGCATTAAATGCGGCACCACGACGGCTGCCGAACGCAGGGCGCCTTGCTGCAAGCGATCGAAGAAAGCGTCGTCATAAGGCGTCGTTCCGCCGGGCGGCGAGGAAAAATCGCGGCCATCGGTCATGGGCTTGCTCCTCAAGTGCAGGGCCGCGAATCATGGCGGCGAGGTTTTTACGGCCTCGCAAATCAAGAGCGAGCTGGGCCGGGTCTCGCGGTTTCGCAGACATTCCGCCGCGCTCTCTCCCCAGGCCACGTCGCGGACCGTTTCGAAGCCGGCCTCGCGAAGCCGGCGATGAAGCTCTTCGCGGTCGTAGATCCATTGGTGTCCCCACCAGCGAAACATGATGTTGAACATCTCGGCGCGCGAGGCGATGAACTGCCATTGCGGCTCGTGCAGCCACGACTGGTCGCGCCAATTCCCGCTGGCCGATTTTTCGATCATGTCGTCGAGCGAAGGCATGGCGATGCGCAACACGCCGCCCGAAACAAGCGAACGGCGACAATCTCGCAGGAAGCTCAAGCCTTGCTGCAAACTCAGGTGCTCCAACACATGTTCCGAGAAAACCACCTCGCACGTGGCGTCGGGCGTCGGCAGTCCTTGCGACAAATCCCAAAACAGGTCGACCGTGTCCAGCTCGCGGTTGTTGTCGATGTTGACCCAGCCCGCAAAGGGTATTGGGCCGCAGCCCGCGTTGATCTTGTAGGGAGGTGCAAACCGCCGCAAGGCGCGGCGCGCCAAGGCCAGGCGGCCGGCATAGCGGGCCGCATTCCACGCCCTCCACTCAGGCCGAAGCGTTCGCCGGACTAGCTTGAGCATGACGTTCTCGGCGTCCAAGGGTCTTTCATCCGCGCGGCGACTCCGTGCCGAGCGGTCCGACTTGCCAATCGAGCTGCGGGCGCACGGCTCCGACAAGCTTGCCGAACCAAAGAATCGGCCGCTCCACGTCGTGAACTTCGAACGTTGCCAGGTCGGACATGTCGAAAATCACGCTCGCCTGGTCCTTTGCCGCCAGCAACCGAATACTATAGACGCCGTCGTTCAACAAGTTACCCGGCACGTGACAACGTCCTCGAAACAAGCCCCGGCCAACGGTCGCAGCCGGAGCGATCGAGTTAAAAATACACGTTCCTTCGAGGCTGTACAGCACCAGGCTCAAATTCAGGGTTGCTTGAGAAGTCAGGTTCCACAGCTCGAAGTCGATATCGATCGGCGTATCGACCGAAATGCTCTTGGCCGGCGAAGACCCGCTGGGGGCCACACACACGCGGTGCAAACGCAACAGCTCGTTGCCGGGCGCGGCTTCCACCGAATCCCAGACCCGTTGGCTGGCCAGGCACTCGGCCGACTCGATGTAGCCATTCACGACGTCGTTGACGTGGCCGTGCATTTTCACGCGGCCGCGCTCCAGCCAAACGGCAGTCTGGCAAAGTGTGCGGACCGCGGTCAGGTTATGGCTCACGAAGACGAGTGTTCTGCCGGCGGTCGCCAGATCGCCCATTCGGCCCAGGCACTTCTTTTGGAAATCGCCATCGCCGACCGCCAGCACCTCGTCGATGAGCAGCAGCTCCGGCTCCAACTGTGCCGCCACGGCGAAGGCCAGGCGCATCGACATACCACTGGAATAATGCTTGACGGGCGTATCCAGAAACCGCTCGGTCCCGGCGAAATCGACGATGGCATCGAATTTGTCGAGGATTTCGCGGCGGCTCATGCCGAGAATGGCGCCGTTGAGAAAGATGTTCTCCTTTCCGGTCAACTCCGGATGGAAGCCGGTGCCGACTTCGAGCAAACTGCCCACGCGGCCGCGGAGCGCCACTTCGCCGGCGGTCGGTTTGGTGATCCGCGAAAGGATTTTCAGCAGTGTGCTTTTGCCCGCCCCATTGCGGCCGATGACGCCCAGGACTTCGGTCGGGCGGACGTCGAAACTGACGTTCTCCAGCGCCCAAAACTCTTCGCTCGTTTCGCCGCGCTGTCCGCGCAGGCGCCGCAGGGGGGCCGTCGCCGCGCGCGAAAGGCTCTCGCGGAGCGTGCGGTAACCGGCGCGCTGGCCGGAATGCGAAAGGCGATAACGCTTGCCGAGATTGCGGATGGAGATGGCTGGTTGGGGCATTCAAATGATGTCGGCGAACGAGTCCTCCACGCGGCGAAAATAGAGGCAGCCCACAGCGAACATGACGACCGCCGCGCCGGCCGACCAGGCCAGCGCGGCCAGCGAGACCGGGGTGCCCAGTACGGATGCGCGAAACGCGGCGATCAGGCCCGTCAGCGGATTCGCATACAGCAGCCAATCACTTACGATCGACGATCGCTCCGCACCTGCGGCGATGTGCATGTAAATCGTCGGCGTGGCGAACATCCAAAGCTGCACGAGGAAGGGGATGACGTAGCGGAAATCGCGATAGGCCACGTTGAGGGCGGCCAACAAGGCGCCGCCGCCCAGGGCGGTCAAGAGCAGCAGTGTGAGCAGCCCCGGTGCAATAAGCAAGCCCCAGGTTGCCGGCACTCGGTACCAAAGCATCAGGACGGCGAGCATGCTGAAGGCAACCAGCAAATCAAACACCGCGGCAGCCACGGACGCGAAGGGGATGATCAATCGTGGAAAGTAAACCTTGGTGATCAACCGCTCCGATCCTACCACGCTGTTGCCCGCGTTGCTGACGGCGGTGGCGAAGAACGTCCATGGCAAGAGGCCGGCAAACACGAACAGCGGATAAGGCAGCCCGCCCGTATCGACCTTGGCCAGGCGGCCGAAAAAGATGCTGAATACCAGCATCATCAGTGCGGGCTGCAAGACGGCCCAGGCCGCCCCCAGTACGGTCTGTTTGTAGCGCACCTTCACGTCGCGCCAGGTCAGAAAGTAGAGCAGCTCGCGGTACTTCCAAAGCTCTTGAAAGCCGATGGCCTGCCAGCCGGTCTGGGGACGGATCAGCGTCATCGGCGGGTCGGGCGGCGACGCGACTTCTTGGGCCGGGGAGTGCGGACCATGGGATACGCGATCGGTCTGCGTTGCCGAAGACGGTGGCGCGTGGTGCAGGTCGGCGTCGGAAGACATTCAGAGTATCGTTCGAACCGCGGCCGGCGATTAACGGTCCTTGGCGGCCGTTTCACCAGGACTCGGTTGCTTGGGCTGGACTTTCTTTGCCGCTGCGGCGGCCGCGACGGCCCGGTCGGCCAGCTCGATGCCCCCACGGAGTTCTTCGGGCAAGAAATAGGGATAACTGCTTCCGTCGGCCCGCTCGATCCGTTTGCCGGCCAGTTGCTCCCAACTCATGCCGTTGTTCAGGTGCCAGGCTGCCGCTTGGGCCGCGCGTTGGTTCATCCCGCTGGGGTCGAGCTCGGTCAACAACTCGGCCACGCCCGGCTTGGTGGTGAACGACTCAACCCGCTTGATGGAATACGTCATCTGCGGCCTTGGCTCGGGCTTGCCGTGTTCCAGGCAGACGCACGGCACTCGGACGTTCCCTTCCTTATCCGCCGGGACGTTGAACATGCCTCCGCCTCCCCCGCCCATCCCCTGTCCACCGCCGCCACCCCCGGCACCCATGCCTCCCATACCCATGCCGCCCATGCCCATTTGGGCCAGCACGGGCGCGGCGGCGAACGCCGCGGGCAAGCGCACATTCAGCGGCTTGCCGCTTTTGTTCTTGATGAAGATGCGGCCCTGGGTCGAATCCTTGGGAATGAACCTCACGGCAATCTTGCCGGCATCCAGCGCCTCGAACATCTCGACCGTCTCGTCGCTGGGGTTGTACTGGCCCGCTTTGGCGTAGCGGCGCGACGCGGACGTTGCTTGTTGGGCCGCCGCTGCGCCGGCCGCGGGCTTGGCACCGCGTCGTGTGCGCCGCGCGGCCAAAGACGAAGCCGGTTCGGCCAATAACGAGGCGATCAGCACTGCCGGAATCAGCACTGCCGGAACAAGCCCGACGGCGATCGGCGACAAACCCCGCAACGGTTTCGACAGCAGTGAGACGGACAACATCGCTAGAGTTCCTCTTCTTCAACGAGCTTGGAAATGGGCGCGCAGGACGACGGGCAAGTCGCCTAGCTTCGTGTACTGTACTCGAAGCGGGCGGTAAAGTCCAAGAAAAAAGACGGAAAGCGGTGGCTGGGGCCGAGCTTGGCCCGCCAACGCCATTCTGTTTCTGTTGTTTGGGCGGGGGGGTTGTTTAAGATAGAGTCCGTCATGCGTCGCTTTTTATGCGCCTTTGAGAGACCTACCATGTGGATTCGTTCGGCCGTTCTCCCGTGCCTGTTTTTCAGTTTGCTCCCGGTGGGAGCCGTTGCCGCCCAGTCGGAGACCGTCAAGGCGGCCATGCAAGCGTTCGTCGATAACCGCGACGTGGCGGGGCTGGTGACGGTCGTCGGCAACAAACAGGGCGTCGTCGATGTTCAGGTGCTCGGCATGGCCGACCTGGAAAACAGAATCCCCATGCGGCGCGACAGCATCTTTCGCATCGCGTCGATGACCAAGCCGATTACGGCCCTGGCCGTCATGCAGCTCGTCGAGCAAGGCAAGGTCAAGGTCGATGACCCGGTCGAGAATTACCTGCCCGAATTCAAAGGGCAGCTTTTGACGGCCTCGAAAGAAGGCGACGCCGTAACGCTGAAAAAGCCGCCCAGGCCCGTTGCCGTGAAGGACCTGCTGACGCACACCTCCGGGCTGCCGAACTATCCGGCCGGTCTGGCCGACGTCTATCAGAAGCGCAACCGCACGCTGAGCGAAACCACCATCGCCATCAGCCAACTGCCGCTGACCTTCGAGCCAGGCAGCCGCTGGAGTTATTGCAACCCCGGCATCGACACGCTGGGCAGAATCGTCGAAGTCGTGTCGGGCATGACTTACGATTCGTATCTTGCCAGGAACATCTTCGAGCCGTTGGGCATGTTCGACACCACGCCGTATCCTTCGGCGGAACAGCTTAAACGGCTGGCGGTCACGTACGGCAAGGAGAGCGACAAGCTCGTGGCCAGGCCCGGCGGCGTGCTCGACTACGCCACCGTTGCCAAGCATCCGGTGCCGGCGGGCGGCCTGTTCAGCACGGGGGACGACCTGGCAAAACTCTATCAGTGCCTGCTCAATGGCGGCACGCTCAATGGCCGCAGGATCATCGGCGAAAAAACGCTGGCCGACATGACGACCATTCACACGGGCGACCTGAAGGCCGGCTTCGTCGATGGCAGCGGCTGGGGTTACGGCTTCGGGATCGTGAAAGAAGCCCGCGGCGTGACGGAGCACCTTTCGCCGGGCAGTTTCGGCCACGGCGGCGCTTATGGCACGCAAGTCTGGCTCGATCCGACGAAGGGCGTCTACACCATCCTGCTTTTGCAGCGTGTCGGACTGCCGAACAGCGACGGCAGCGCCATGCGCAAGGCGCTGCACGCCGCGGCGGCCGCCCTGGCCAAGTGAAAAGCGATCGCCGGCGGTGGATTTCACCAGCTGCCCAGTCCAAGTTCATTTTAACGAGACGCAATGCCTCGAGCGAGGAGACCGCCCACAAAAATCACCGGGAGGCCCTTGACACCAGATACTCTTTCAGGGAAGGGTGTCTGCTTTACCTTCCCGGGGATCTTGATAGGGCGCACGACGTGCCCTTGGCGGCTACGGCAAGCTCTCGTCCAGTGCGCGAAGCATCGCCAAATGCTCTTCGTCGCGGCGGTATGCCTCCAGGCTCCGTTCAAACGACGCGGCATTCTTCGTGCAAACGAGCGTCTGGGGCGACCCCCGGCGGTCGGTCGCGCAATCGACGTCGCAGCGGTTTTGCCGAATCACCAGCTCCACGTGCGAGCGGCGATCTTGCCTCGCGCGAAAGCGATAGACTGCTTCGTCGGCGTTCTGCAAAAACATCTTTAAGGCCGAACAATCGGCGCACTTGCAGGTGAGCTCCGCAGGTCGGCGAAGGTTGCCGGGCTTTTTGGGCGGAGTCGCCGTGCGCGTTTGCAGCTTTTCGCGGCAAGCGGCGATCCATTTCGACAATCCGGCATTTGGCTTCGTCACATGTTCCTCGAGCCACGGACGAAGGCCCGACACGGCCGCGAGATGGGCCTTGGTCAAGCAATACCACGTCGGCGTGGCGAAGGCATGCTCGACAACGCGCGCCAACAACGCGGATTCGTCGATGGCAATCAACGATTTGGCCAACGAAGCAAGCAGCCCGGCACGGTTGAGCTCGCCGGCGCGCCAGTCGTCCGCTTTCGTTTCCCCGTCGGTCCGCTGCAAGGCCGAAACCAGCTCGTTGGCCAGCGGGACACATAGTTGCATTCGCTCCTGTTCGCCGTCGCCTCGTGCCAGACAGAGTTGTTCGAGCAGCCGCGCGTTGCGCAGCAGCGTTTCTCGGACGGTGCTCGCGAACAAGACGGTCAGCTCCGGGCGAAACGTGAGCCAGCCATATTTGGCGCAAACCTCCGCCAGGGCCTTGCCCGGATCGACGGAAACATCCTTGACCAGGACCTTGCTCAGAAAGGCGCGAATCAACGTCGTATCGTCGAGCAACTCGAGCAGAGGCAGCAATTCGTGCGGAGCATGTTGCTCCGGGACTCTGGCGACATACGTGTTTTCAGGCCAGCGGTCGATCATGATCGACGCGAATTCGACGCACTGGGCCTTCAGCTTCTCCGCCTCTTCTCCCGCTGCCCGTTGCCACCGCGCGACCAACGGCATGAGCGCGGGCGCCAGCTTGGTCACGCCGATGTCGCCGGTCGAGCAATTCAGCCAGCGAGTCGCCGCCGGGCAACGCCCACCGCCATCCATGTCTCGCCTGGGGCCTTGTCGAATGACCCGCCTATCGCCTATTTCGGCAGGGCGTACAATGGGAGCCATCATGGCTCACGACTTCCTTCGCGTCGGCATCATCGGTCTGGGCGGCAATTCCCGGCTGCGCCATGTTCCTGGTCTGCGGGCCTGCGCGGACGTCGAAGTGACGGCGGTCTGCAATCGCCGGCCCGACTCAACTTCCGCCGCAGCCGCCGAGTTCGGCATCGCCAAGACCTACGAGCATTGGCAAGACCTGGTGGCCGACCCGGAGATCGACGCGGTGGTGATCGGCACCTGGCCCTATTTGCACTGCCCGATCACGTTGGCCGCGCTGGAGGCCGGCAAGCACGTGCTGACCGAGGCGCGTATGGCGATGAACGCGGCTGAGGCGCACCAGATGCTCGCGGCCAGCCGCAATCACCCGGAGCTGGTCTGCCAAGTCGTGCCCAGCCCGTTCGGTTTGCGTGCCCATCGCGTGGTGCTGGATCTGCTCCGCTCCGGCTTCATCGGCGAGCTGCGGGAGCTGCTGGTCTTCGCCGCCGGCGAACAGTTGGCCGACGCCGAGACGCCGATCGGCTGGCGGCAAGTCCGCGAGTTGTCGGGCTTGAACATGTTGACCTTGGGCATCGTCCACGAGACCGTCATGCGCTGGGCGCCGCAGCCGGTGCGGGTGTTGGCCCAAGTGCGGGCCTATGTGGGCGAGCGGCTCGACCCGGCCACCGGCCTCTGGCGACGGGTGGGGACGCCCGACAGCGTGCAGGTGCTTGCCGCGCTGAGCGGCGGCGCGCACGCCGTCTACCATATCAGCGGCGTGGCCCGGTTCGGCATGGGAACGCAGGTCCATTTGTACGGCAGCGAAGGGGTGTTGCGTTATGAGCTTTCGCCCCAAGACCGTCTGCTTGGCGCGCGGCGCGGCGAAACGGGCCTGCGCGAGATCGAGGTTCCCGCAGACCAGGCGATGGCCTGGGACGTCGAGGCGGAATTCATCGGCGCGATTCGCCGCCAGCGGCAGGTCGAGTTGTGCGACTTTGCCACCGGCGTGCAGTATATGGAGTTCACCGAGGCCGTCGCCCGCAGTGCGGCTTCGGGTGTCGCGGTGACGTTGCCGTTGGAACTGTAGGGTGGAAAAAGCGAGCTTGCGAGCGCCGGCGTGAAAGGGTTCAGGGTTCAGTAAGGCCGTGTAGAGTGGGACCAGCGAGCTTGCGAGCGCCGGCCCACCATCAAGCATCAGGCGACAGTCGACGGTCAATTCGATTTTTCCTGAACCCTGAACCCTTCAACGGTGGGCCGGCGCTCGCAAGCTCGCTGGCCCCACCCTACGGATCAGCCCGTAAAGCATCCTCGCTATTGCACGCCCGGATCCTTGCCGTCGTTCCGCACCATCAGCCGGCGCAATGTTTCATCCTCCAGCGGTTGCGTGACGAAGCTCACGTGGCCGTCGCAAAAGAGAAACAGCCGTCCACCGGAGTACGGTGTCGTCAAGCCGGCCGACGGATGCTGGGGATCGAACGAGTAGTCATCGGGCTTCGTCCAGATGACGGCCTGCTCGTCGCCCATCTCGATGGCCATGACGGTATTGCTGGTGCCGTCCGTGATTTCTCCGAAGCCCGCCCCGGCTTTCCCTTCGAACACCGATCCCGGCCCGACGGCTACGACGTAGGATGTGCGGTCGCCGGCCGCCGTCGAACCAAGAGAACGATAGACGTCGGGCATGCGTTCGACGAGCTTGCGGTTGTGCTCGCTGTCCCATGGCTCATCGAGATGAAACTCTTTGTAGAGCGCGTTATGCTCTAAGTAGGGCAGCACCGCTACGCGCCAGCTCAACAGCGGCCGTCCTTGGGCATCGGCAATCGCCGCCGGCGGAAAGTGCTTGTTGACATCGGCGTACGTGTGCATGGCAAGTCCAATTTGCTTGAGCTGATTGGTTGATTGACGGCGGCGCGCCGAGTTCGTCAGAACCTCCAGCGCGGGTCGAATGACCGCGGCCAGCGGTCCGATCTGCTGGCTGTCGAGTGTGAGAACCAGGTGATCGTCGTGTACGTCGGGCAACAACGTCGCGGCCAGCTTGTCGAGCTGCGGCCATCGCTCGCGCAGCAGGCCGGCGAGGTAGGCTTTCAAAGTCCGGGCAGCGTCGATGGTTTGCGATTGCACTACGAGCCGCAGAGCGGGCTGGGGCGAAACATCGGCGCCCAGCGCGGTCCACAGTGCGCCTCGCGTCAGCGTGGTCATCGGCCCGCCGCCGATCTCGGCGGGAAGCGACGGCATCAGCTCTTCGACGACGCGACGTGCGGCGGCGCTCGGCATGAAAACCACTTGAAGCCGGCGGTCGCCGACGGCTGCCAGCGCGCGGGCCAACTCCGGCCGCCGCGCGGGCGACGCCGTTGCCAACCGCTCGGGCGTGCCACGAGGGCCGATAAACAGCACGTCGCCGATGCGCTCCGCGACTCCCCCTCGTGGACTCAATGTTTTGAGCCGTTTTTCGTCCGCGTCCTTGCCAAGAGGCACAATCACGAACGGGCCTTGATCGGGCACGTCGGCCAGGCTGACGATCACGTAAAGGTCGCGGCCTCCGGCCCGCCGAAAGGTTTCCAGCCACGGGTTCGCGGCCTCTTTCATGCGAAACAAGGGGTGCCCGGCCGGAAGAAACGGCTCGGCCAACGCGAACAGTTTGTCGGCGTCGATGCGCGAAAGGTCGGCGTGGGCCACGGCGATGGTGTCTTCATCAACAAAAGGAGCGATCGTTTTGGCGGCCTCCGCGTACGGGTCCGCCGAGGACTGCCCCTCAGCGGCGTAGGCGGCGTGGTGCCTCAGGGCCGACGCAATGCACAAGAGGAAGAATGCGAATCTGAATACGGGCATGGCAGTTACTCTTATTGTTTGGAACAGCATCATCGTTGATAAGTGATCTATCTTGCGACGGTGATTTCATAACGCACGTGCAATCCTGGCGGCAGGGTGCCCTCCAGCACGGCCGTGTCGCCCGACAACCGGTAGGTAAAAGGCCCGCCCGTCGCAGGATCGTCGGGAACCGGCGCCTCGGTGATGTCGGCGAGTTGCTTCGGCAGCCGCCCGTCATGGCCGGCGGCGTAGAGCCGCAAGGCCTCGATGGTTCTTGAAAGAGCGAAGACTTGCTCGTTCCGTGTTTGAGCATGCATGGCCGCCTGGATGGCGGGCAGCAGCCAGTGCGCGAGCGGCACGATCTCGCGCCTTCGCGCTGACTGCTCGTGAAATCGTTCCGCGGCCGCCAACTGCTCATGCACTTCTCGGTACGGCAGGCGCGACCATTTGAACATCTGATCTCGCAGATCGTTGTAAGTGCCGAAGGTATAGAGCACGACGACCTGTTGCACCGTCATCAGCTCGACGGCCTCGGGCGACCGTCCGTAATCGACCAGCCACTGCTTGGCGCGAGAATAATCTTTGATCGCTCGGATGAGGACAGCTACGCGGTGCTCCTGGCTCGATTCCCTGGTGTCGATCTCGTTCATGGCATCGACGAGTTGGTCATAGGCGCGGCGCCATTCCGCGGGCCCGCGGCCCTCGCGCTCCATCTCGCGCCATTCGGGATGCCAGAAGTAGATCGAGTCGGCTTCGTAGTCGTAGGCACGGTCCAAGTCGATGAACGGCCGCGGCAAGACCGCAAAGGCCCAATACAGGTTCGGGGCATCGGGCTGCTGCGAGAGTTCGCGGATCTGATTGGTCATGATGTTGGCGATGGCTATCCCGACCAGGGCATGA harbors:
- a CDS encoding Gfo/Idh/MocA family oxidoreductase; amino-acid sequence: MAHDFLRVGIIGLGGNSRLRHVPGLRACADVEVTAVCNRRPDSTSAAAAEFGIAKTYEHWQDLVADPEIDAVVIGTWPYLHCPITLAALEAGKHVLTEARMAMNAAEAHQMLAASRNHPELVCQVVPSPFGLRAHRVVLDLLRSGFIGELRELLVFAAGEQLADAETPIGWRQVRELSGLNMLTLGIVHETVMRWAPQPVRVLAQVRAYVGERLDPATGLWRRVGTPDSVQVLAALSGGAHAVYHISGVARFGMGTQVHLYGSEGVLRYELSPQDRLLGARRGETGLREIEVPADQAMAWDVEAEFIGAIRRQRQVELCDFATGVQYMEFTEAVARSAASGVAVTLPLEL
- a CDS encoding DUF1559 domain-containing protein, with the translated sequence MPVFRFAFFLLCIASALRHHAAYAAEGQSSADPYAEAAKTIAPFVDEDTIAVAHADLSRIDADKLFALAEPFLPAGHPLFRMKEAANPWLETFRRAGGRDLYVIVSLADVPDQGPFVIVPLGKDADEKRLKTLSPRGGVAERIGDVLFIGPRGTPERLATASPARRPELARALAAVGDRRLQVVFMPSAAARRVVEELMPSLPAEIGGGPMTTLTRGALWTALGADVSPQPALRLVVQSQTIDAARTLKAYLAGLLRERWPQLDKLAATLLPDVHDDHLVLTLDSQQIGPLAAVIRPALEVLTNSARRRQSTNQLKQIGLAMHTYADVNKHFPPAAIADAQGRPLLSWRVAVLPYLEHNALYKEFHLDEPWDSEHNRKLVERMPDVYRSLGSTAAGDRTSYVVAVGPGSVFEGKAGAGFGEITDGTSNTVMAIEMGDEQAVIWTKPDDYSFDPQHPSAGLTTPYSGGRLFLFCDGHVSFVTQPLEDETLRRLMVRNDGKDPGVQ
- a CDS encoding serine hydrolase domain-containing protein, with product MWIRSAVLPCLFFSLLPVGAVAAQSETVKAAMQAFVDNRDVAGLVTVVGNKQGVVDVQVLGMADLENRIPMRRDSIFRIASMTKPITALAVMQLVEQGKVKVDDPVENYLPEFKGQLLTASKEGDAVTLKKPPRPVAVKDLLTHTSGLPNYPAGLADVYQKRNRTLSETTIAISQLPLTFEPGSRWSYCNPGIDTLGRIVEVVSGMTYDSYLARNIFEPLGMFDTTPYPSAEQLKRLAVTYGKESDKLVARPGGVLDYATVAKHPVPAGGLFSTGDDLAKLYQCLLNGGTLNGRRIIGEKTLADMTTIHTGDLKAGFVDGSGWGYGFGIVKEARGVTEHLSPGSFGHGGAYGTQVWLDPTKGVYTILLLQRVGLPNSDGSAMRKALHAAAAALAK